From the genome of Triticum aestivum cultivar Chinese Spring chromosome 3B, IWGSC CS RefSeq v2.1, whole genome shotgun sequence, one region includes:
- the LOC123072720 gene encoding uncharacterized protein — protein MPQKRRRRPRRRSPREGSSRRLRGEDGASLSGSLVESDGSSSSSSPSSGSPSLDDPSDTRSSRRYESRYHEILASRLAQLPLPACADDDGPDLPSDETVEALVRSSFYDDELRAALVEYQAHNFFLGGPDVQGRDGDSGEFDSSSVIHDVTQEDLLADNERLRSHIHDEIDTESQLDLEELDRLYHKYARYRLKACMLLKGMPIDDAALECKYTPELALDYLSDGAFGWCFDLDPCLPASFSDYQRLVPCNEGGDEYESWSEYREFYSTPETDRDYLLYWETIVKDLKWIEEHVLKAFSEWHELHEKASCQAVRIAARFTSIHPRLAYYGFLEYKQSTRFYLKFVKDLDSVFFEIWKLVNLQMSFRDAMEHVYEENPFSLRKRDLERELSRPGSLRLEEQFRRCTEGISKEVPEWIARELISQEVRFKCAVPKTYAQYARKKLKIAEVIGLIPEAKIPT, from the exons ATGCCGCAGAAGaggcgccgccgcccccgcaggAGGTCTCCCCGCGAAGGATCCTCCCGCCGGCTCCGTGGTGAAGATGGCGCATCGTTGTCTGGATCCCTTGTCGAATCggatgggagcagcagcagcagcagcccgaGTTCCGGCTCACCGTCCCTCGACGACCCGTCGGACACCCGGTCGTCTCGCAGGTACGAGTCCAGGTACCATGAGATCCTCGCCTCGCGCCTTGCCCAACTGCCTCTACCAGCCTGCGCCGACGACGATGGCCCAGATCTCCCTTCTGATGAAACTGTCGAAGCCCTCGTTCGTTCTTCTTTCTATGATGACGAGCTGCGGGCTGCTTTGGTAGAATACCAAGCCCACAACTTCTTCTTGGGCGGACCAGACGTCCAGGGACGAGATGGAGATTCTGGAGAATTTGATTCCTCCTCAGTGATTCACGATGTCACCCAGGAGGATCTCTTGGCAGACAATGAACGGCTCAGGTCTCACATACATGATGAAATTGACACCGAGTCTCAATTGGATTTAGAGGAGCTGGACAGGCTCTATCACAAGTATGCACGATATCGCCTCAAAGCTTGCATG TTGCTGAAAGGAATGCCTATTGACGATGCTGCACTGGAATGCAAGTACACTCCAGAGCTTGCCTTGGATTACCTGAGTGATGGAGCCTTCGGCTGGTGTTTCGACTTGGACCCCTGTTTACCCGCGTCCTTTAGCGACTATCAGCGGCTGGTCCCTTGTAATGAA GGGGGTGATGAGTATGAAAGTTGGAGTGAATACCGAGAGTTTTATAGCACCCCTGAAACTGATAGAGATTATCTGCTGTACTGGGAAACGATTGTGAAGGATCTTAAG TGGATTGAAGAACATGTGCTTAAAGCCTTTTCTGAG TGGCATGAATTGCATGAAAAAGCTTCGTGCCAAGCAGTTAGGATTGCTGCTAGGTTCACAAGCATTCATCCGAGGCTAGCGTACTATGGTTTCCTG GAGTATAAACAGAGCACACGCTTTTATCTCAAGTTCGTGAAAGATCTCGACTCTGTGTTTTTTGAGATTTGGAAGCTGGTCAATCTCCAG ATGTCTTTTAGAGATGCTATGGAGCATGTTTATGAGGAGAACCCGTTTTCATTACGCAAGCGTGATTTGGAGCGCGAGCTGAGTCGCCCTGGCTCATTGAGATTGGAGGAACAA TTTCGACGGTGCACAGAGGGCATCAGTAAGGAA GTTCCAGAGTGGATAGCGCGTGAGTTAATTTCGCAGGAAGTTAGATTCAAG TGTGCTGTGCCAAAGACGTATGCGCAGTACGCCAGGAAGAAGCTCAAGATTGCAGAAGTCATAGGATTGATTCCCGAGGCCAAGATACCAACCTAG